The proteins below come from a single Alkalispirillum mobile genomic window:
- the fliD gene encoding flagellar filament capping protein FliD, which produces MASISSLGVGSGLDIRDLVDQLVAAEREPGQQRIDRQESRLEAQVSGLGKLQGAVSDFGSALGNVSGESDFRSVEAASNNESAVTVSANRDAPPGSYDVNVTQLAQAQRIATNSDLFEDVEDFSAGTTSLGTGTFTITLGEGDDAVTETFRLEEGADTLQDVRSAINNESEFLRASVVDDGEGPRLVFTSREPGQANAVTAIEVDADDDEGDALLERLAFDAASLDDPDEDGVRAGDNFSQLREAQNAELFVDGLRITRPTNEISGVIDGVTLTLNAVDQARVNVTQEPGAAESAVRDFVEAYNSLQRTLGDLNAFDPESGEAGELKGDSTLRSVQSRMRQLISEPVPGAEGAVRTLADLGITTQRDGTLEINDSRLEDALNENRLDVVRLFTDSENGITARLQDAVDEFTGRDSVINNRTESLQDRLAALAPQQERLDMRMDRLEARLIRQFSAMDSMIAQMNQTSEFLDNQLGLLNQQ; this is translated from the coding sequence ATGGCGAGCATCAGTTCTCTCGGTGTGGGTTCCGGGCTGGATATCCGGGATCTGGTGGATCAGCTGGTGGCCGCTGAGCGCGAGCCTGGCCAGCAGCGCATCGACCGCCAGGAGTCGCGGCTGGAGGCGCAGGTCTCCGGCCTGGGCAAGCTCCAGGGCGCGGTCAGCGATTTCGGTAGTGCGCTGGGCAATGTCTCCGGCGAGAGCGATTTTCGCAGTGTCGAGGCGGCCAGCAATAATGAGTCGGCGGTCACCGTTTCGGCCAACCGTGACGCCCCGCCCGGCAGCTACGACGTGAACGTTACCCAACTGGCGCAGGCCCAGCGCATCGCCACCAACTCCGACCTGTTCGAGGATGTGGAGGATTTCTCCGCCGGCACCACCTCGCTGGGCACCGGCACCTTCACCATCACCCTGGGCGAGGGCGATGACGCCGTCACCGAGACCTTCCGCCTGGAAGAGGGCGCCGACACCCTTCAGGACGTGCGTTCTGCCATCAACAACGAGAGCGAGTTCCTGCGTGCCTCGGTGGTGGATGATGGCGAGGGGCCGCGGCTGGTGTTCACCAGCCGGGAGCCGGGGCAGGCCAATGCGGTCACGGCCATCGAGGTGGACGCGGATGACGACGAGGGCGATGCCCTGCTCGAGCGACTGGCCTTTGACGCGGCGAGCCTTGACGACCCGGACGAGGATGGTGTGCGCGCCGGCGATAACTTCTCCCAACTGCGCGAGGCACAGAACGCCGAGCTGTTCGTGGACGGTCTGCGCATCACCCGCCCCACCAACGAGATCAGCGGCGTGATCGACGGGGTGACCCTGACCCTCAACGCGGTGGACCAGGCGCGCGTCAACGTCACCCAGGAGCCGGGGGCGGCGGAGTCGGCAGTGCGCGATTTCGTCGAGGCCTACAACAGCCTGCAGCGCACCCTCGGTGATCTGAACGCCTTCGACCCGGAGTCCGGCGAGGCCGGGGAGCTGAAGGGTGATTCCACCCTGCGCTCGGTGCAGTCCCGCATGCGCCAGCTCATCAGCGAGCCGGTTCCCGGCGCCGAGGGCGCGGTGCGCACCCTGGCCGACCTGGGCATCACCACCCAGCGCGACGGCACCCTGGAGATCAACGACAGCCGGCTGGAAGATGCGTTGAACGAGAACCGACTGGACGTGGTCCGACTGTTCACGGACAGCGAGAACGGGATAACTGCCCGGCTACAGGATGCCGTGGACGAGTTCACCGGTCGGGACAGCGTGATCAACAACCGCACCGAGTCCCTGCAGGACCGGCTGGCGGCGCTGGCGCCCCAGCAGGAGCGGCTGGACATGCGCATGGACCGGCTGGAGGCGCGGCTGATCCGGCAGTTCTCGGCCATGGATTCGATGATCGCCCAGATGAACCAGACGAGTGAGTTCCTGGACAATCAGCTGGGCCTGCTGAACCAGCAGTAA
- a CDS encoding DUF1295 domain-containing protein codes for MFETTLGAALAGLPLVLAMMLAIWLDTLSHDDVSLVDRFWGIGFMMLGLFWYLEAGAPAGAWLPLLVLMVWGARYTTYIIWRNWGKGEDPRYAAMRNYHGDSFRWLSLRNVFLLQGVIMWLVALPLLVALRDPAPMGSVLLWLGALLALFGVVYESIADFQLARFLGRPGNAGKVMQRGLWRYSRHPNYFGECLVWWGIWLMAAAAGGWWTIFSPLIMTWALLRFSGVTLLDERLRETREGYRDYMARTNAFIPGKPKSQGAGQSSGTGGSTAQPASEQG; via the coding sequence ATGTTCGAAACCACGCTGGGTGCCGCCCTGGCGGGCCTGCCGCTCGTTCTGGCGATGATGCTGGCCATCTGGCTGGACACCCTCAGCCACGATGACGTGAGCCTGGTGGACCGCTTCTGGGGCATCGGTTTCATGATGCTGGGGCTGTTCTGGTACCTGGAGGCCGGGGCGCCGGCCGGCGCCTGGCTGCCGTTGCTGGTGCTGATGGTCTGGGGGGCGCGCTACACCACCTACATCATCTGGCGGAACTGGGGGAAAGGGGAGGACCCCCGCTACGCCGCCATGCGCAACTACCACGGCGACAGCTTCCGCTGGCTGAGCCTGCGCAACGTCTTCCTGCTGCAAGGGGTCATCATGTGGCTGGTGGCGCTGCCCCTGCTGGTGGCCCTGCGCGACCCGGCGCCGATGGGTAGCGTGCTGCTCTGGCTGGGTGCCCTGCTGGCCCTGTTCGGCGTGGTCTACGAGAGCATTGCCGACTTCCAGCTGGCCCGTTTCCTCGGCCGTCCGGGCAACGCGGGCAAGGTCATGCAGCGGGGGCTGTGGCGCTACAGCCGCCACCCGAACTACTTCGGCGAGTGCCTGGTGTGGTGGGGTATCTGGCTGATGGCCGCCGCGGCGGGCGGCTGGTGGACGATCTTCTCGCCGCTGATCATGACCTGGGCGCTGCTGCGCTTCTCCGGCGTCACCCTGCTGGACGAGCGGCTGCGGGAGACCCGCGAGGGCTACCGGGACTACATGGCGCGCACCAACGCCTTCATCCCGGGCAAGCCGAAGTCGCAAGGCGCCGGTCAGTCCTCCGGCACTGGCGGGTCCACCGCGCAACCTGCCTCGGAGCAGGGGTAG
- a CDS encoding 2-oxoacid:ferredoxin oxidoreductase subunit beta has product MSTCADQIKTTELKAKDYKSDTKPVWCPGCGDFGVLNAITKALAALQLPREDVAFVSGIGCSSRIPAYSAVYGFHGVHGRALPVASGLAVSRPDLTVLAAGGDGDGFSIGGNHFMHACRRNVNLTYLVMDNAVYGMTKGQASPTTESDWAGSKLTPEGPGLAQFQPLEIALSAGAPYIARCFSGDPNGLAQRLTEALAFPGFAFIQVLSPCVTYRPEQKEYKKLVHPGFEPTADRREAFMQLMDDDGFTTGVLYKADIPAYQPDRAEPSDLDTIARQFRVGEHGPKPVTNPYYPCSEAGCAVDPPVPED; this is encoded by the coding sequence ATGAGCACCTGTGCAGACCAGATCAAGACCACGGAGCTGAAGGCGAAGGACTACAAGTCCGACACCAAGCCGGTGTGGTGCCCGGGCTGCGGCGACTTCGGCGTGCTCAACGCCATCACCAAGGCGCTGGCGGCCCTGCAACTGCCCCGCGAGGATGTGGCGTTTGTCTCCGGCATCGGCTGCTCGTCGCGCATCCCGGCCTACTCTGCCGTCTACGGCTTTCACGGGGTGCACGGTCGCGCCCTGCCGGTGGCCAGCGGGCTGGCGGTGAGTCGCCCCGACCTGACGGTGCTGGCCGCCGGCGGTGACGGCGATGGCTTCTCCATCGGCGGCAACCACTTCATGCACGCCTGCCGGCGCAACGTGAACCTGACCTACCTGGTCATGGACAACGCGGTGTACGGCATGACCAAGGGCCAGGCCTCACCCACCACCGAGTCGGACTGGGCCGGCAGCAAGCTCACCCCGGAGGGCCCGGGGCTGGCGCAGTTCCAGCCGCTGGAGATCGCCCTGTCCGCCGGCGCGCCCTACATCGCCCGCTGCTTCTCCGGCGACCCCAACGGGCTGGCGCAGCGGCTCACCGAGGCACTGGCTTTTCCGGGCTTTGCCTTTATTCAGGTGCTGAGCCCCTGCGTCACCTACCGGCCGGAGCAGAAGGAGTACAAGAAGCTGGTCCACCCGGGCTTCGAGCCCACGGCGGACCGGCGCGAGGCCTTCATGCAGCTGATGGACGACGACGGTTTCACTACCGGCGTGCTGTACAAGGCGGACATCCCCGCCTACCAGCCGGACCGGGCCGAGCCCAGCGACCTGGACACCATCGCCCGGCAATTCCGGGTGGGCGAGCACGGGCCGAAGCCCGTCACCAACCCCTACTACCCCTGCTCCGAGGCAGGTTGCGCGGTGGACCCGCCAGTGCCGGAGGACTGA
- a CDS encoding flagellar protein FlaG, producing MDTNNTVTTSNVEGMRPAVTGSQGAPAGEGVRQSEAASRPPQPDSARPVDPTLDAARPEQARAAGDPTGESVSDAVDRINEFVQVVQRDLEFSIDEDTGRTVVKVFDSKNEELIRQFPPEEILAIAEQLEELRGLLVREQA from the coding sequence ATGGATACCAACAACACCGTGACAACGTCCAACGTCGAGGGCATGCGCCCGGCGGTCACCGGCAGCCAGGGTGCGCCGGCGGGCGAGGGCGTCCGCCAGAGCGAGGCCGCGTCACGCCCGCCCCAGCCGGATTCGGCACGGCCGGTGGACCCGACACTCGACGCCGCCCGGCCGGAGCAGGCGCGGGCCGCCGGCGACCCGACCGGTGAATCGGTCAGCGATGCAGTGGACCGGATCAATGAGTTCGTGCAGGTGGTCCAGCGCGACCTGGAGTTCAGCATCGACGAGGACACCGGGCGCACGGTGGTGAAGGTGTTCGACTCGAAGAACGAGGAGCTGATCCGGCAGTTTCCGCCGGAGGAGATCCTGGCCATCGCCGAGCAGCTGGAAGAGTTACGCGGCCTGCTGGTGCGGGAACAGGCGTAG
- a CDS encoding flagellin — protein sequence MSQVINTNIASLNAQRNLNSSQSQLNVSLERLSSGLRINSAKDDAAGLAISERFTAQINGNNQAARNANDGVSLAQTAEGALEEIGNIAQRVRELAVQSANDSNSASDRAALNQEVEQLVDEAGRIAESTEFNDQTVLDGALSDLFFQVGANQGQTIAVDGVDARSAELGRSIAEGEAGLTQDQISEGIDGIGEVTIELTDLEGFDVGEGIEIEVDFGEDVTSLEGMVREINSAIASFEGETEEETQAVRSAGLSAALTTIDGEDGTETTVSIRGAFAAEFEVEGGEITLEGEDTIDVFNGETGVEAEQRNLTDVDIGTRNGASEAIAIADGALDQINSLRADLGAVQNRFESTVANLNVTSENLEASRSRIVDADFAAETAALTRGQILQQAGTSVLAQANQIPNNVLGLLQ from the coding sequence ATGTCACAGGTAATCAACACGAATATTGCCTCCCTGAACGCCCAGAGGAACCTCAACAGCTCCCAGAGCCAGCTGAACGTGTCTCTGGAGCGCCTGTCCTCGGGCCTGCGGATCAACAGCGCCAAGGACGACGCGGCAGGGCTGGCGATTTCCGAGCGCTTCACCGCGCAGATCAACGGCAACAACCAGGCAGCACGTAACGCCAACGACGGCGTCTCCCTGGCACAGACCGCCGAGGGTGCGCTTGAGGAGATCGGCAACATCGCACAGCGTGTCCGCGAGCTGGCCGTTCAGTCCGCCAACGACAGTAACTCGGCGTCCGATCGTGCTGCGCTGAATCAGGAGGTTGAACAGCTGGTGGACGAGGCCGGTCGTATTGCTGAGTCTACCGAGTTTAACGATCAGACAGTGCTCGATGGAGCCCTGAGTGATCTTTTCTTCCAGGTCGGCGCCAATCAGGGTCAGACCATCGCAGTAGATGGTGTGGATGCGAGGTCCGCCGAACTTGGGCGTTCGATCGCTGAGGGTGAAGCGGGTCTGACTCAGGATCAGATCAGTGAGGGCATCGATGGGATTGGCGAAGTCACTATCGAACTGACCGATCTGGAGGGCTTTGACGTTGGTGAGGGTATTGAAATTGAAGTTGATTTCGGTGAAGACGTTACTTCACTAGAGGGCATGGTCCGCGAGATCAACAGCGCAATCGCATCCTTTGAAGGAGAGACTGAGGAAGAGACGCAGGCTGTCAGGAGTGCGGGTCTGAGTGCAGCTTTGACTACCATTGATGGGGAGGACGGCACGGAAACGACTGTTTCCATTCGTGGTGCCTTCGCTGCTGAATTCGAGGTTGAGGGCGGCGAAATCACCTTGGAAGGTGAAGACACGATTGATGTGTTCAACGGTGAGACCGGAGTTGAGGCAGAGCAACGCAATCTAACTGACGTTGATATTGGTACCCGGAATGGCGCAAGCGAGGCGATCGCCATCGCCGACGGGGCATTGGACCAGATCAACAGCTTGCGAGCCGACCTCGGTGCGGTGCAGAACCGGTTCGAGTCCACGGTGGCGAACCTGAATGTCACCTCGGAAAACTTGGAGGCTTCCCGCAGCCGCATCGTAGACGCTGACTTCGCGGCCGAGACCGCGGCCCTGACCCGGGGTCAGATCCTGCAGCAGGCTGGTACCTCCGTCCTGGCGCAGGCCAACCAGATCCCGAACAACGTGCTGGGCCTGCTCCAGTAA
- a CDS encoding flagellin, with protein MAQVINTNIASLNAQRNLNASQGQLNISLERLSSGLRINSAKDDAAGLAISERFTSQINGLDQAARNSNDGISYAQTAEGALDEAGNLLQRVRELAVQSANDTNSASDREALDQEVQQAIDEIGRIARDTQFNDQNILDGTLRDLFFQVGANQGQTIAVSGVDARSTELGRALVQGEEGLTQDDIAEGIESVGEITIALGEGDDAIPIELGDDELGEVTSLEDLVREINSAITNFAGEGDDAADQVQAVRNAGLSAAVSTNDAGESTVVVRGAFDSDFSVEGGEITLADGEDTTVELFGDGEDAVNKNLTEIDVATRGGANETIAVVDGALEQVSGIRADLGAVQNRFEATVANLSITSENLSASRSRIMDADFASETAALTRGQILQQAGTSVLSQANQIPNNVLNLLQ; from the coding sequence ATGGCACAGGTCATCAACACCAACATTGCTTCACTGAACGCCCAGCGGAATCTAAACGCCAGCCAGGGGCAGTTGAACATCTCCCTAGAGCGCCTGAGCTCGGGGCTGCGGATCAACAGCGCGAAGGATGATGCGGCGGGGCTGGCGATCAGCGAGCGGTTTACTTCGCAGATCAACGGGCTGGACCAGGCGGCACGTAACTCGAATGACGGGATCAGTTACGCCCAGACTGCAGAGGGCGCGTTGGATGAGGCAGGTAACCTGCTACAAAGAGTCCGCGAACTTGCGGTTCAGTCAGCGAACGACACCAACTCTGCGTCGGATCGTGAAGCACTGGATCAGGAGGTTCAGCAAGCGATTGACGAGATCGGTCGAATTGCGCGAGATACGCAGTTCAACGACCAGAATATCCTGGATGGGACGTTGCGGGACCTCTTCTTCCAGGTTGGGGCCAACCAAGGTCAGACCATCGCGGTCTCTGGTGTCGACGCGAGGAGCACAGAATTGGGGCGAGCCCTGGTTCAAGGTGAGGAGGGGTTGACTCAGGATGACATCGCGGAAGGCATCGAATCTGTGGGAGAAATTACCATTGCCCTAGGTGAGGGAGATGACGCAATTCCCATCGAACTGGGGGATGATGAACTAGGTGAGGTTACCTCACTCGAGGATTTGGTGCGGGAAATCAATAGCGCTATCACAAACTTCGCGGGAGAAGGTGACGACGCTGCGGATCAGGTTCAGGCGGTTCGTAATGCGGGACTGAGCGCGGCCGTCTCTACAAATGATGCGGGTGAAAGCACTGTTGTGGTCAGGGGGGCGTTTGATTCCGACTTCAGCGTTGAAGGCGGGGAAATCACACTAGCGGATGGCGAGGACACAACCGTTGAATTATTTGGAGACGGGGAAGATGCGGTCAATAAAAACCTGACCGAAATCGACGTCGCCACACGAGGTGGAGCCAATGAAACCATTGCAGTCGTGGATGGGGCGTTGGAGCAGGTGAGTGGTATCCGGGCAGACCTCGGTGCAGTTCAGAACCGTTTCGAGGCAACCGTGGCTAACCTCAGCATCACCTCGGAAAACCTCAGCGCCTCCCGGTCCCGGATCATGGATGCAGACTTTGCTTCTGAGACCGCAGCACTGACCAGGGGTCAGATCCTGCAGCAGGCCGGCACCTCCGTCCTCTCGCAGGCCAACCAGATCCCCAATAACGTGCTCAACCTGCTGCAGTAA
- a CDS encoding acetate--CoA ligase family protein — protein sequence MAKKNAINVKFENLRFTDGAREGLLGPTLTVDLKLPQPIKRWPDAEGRLRAMARHLWEAEPLYNVEPEDWPGAFLLNTPSDDSREQFAAWLVAFQIALQRIARDPVGAGGLAKKDESVLELVLPWERQNIASDALKLAVQYLGISLSPGNSGLPDLQKKVAQWVNSAQSGGLHPTNLRFARAAMERGVPVRRAGGQLLRLGWGANGKRMESTFGHETSVIATRLARHKFRASQILADAGIPVAPAVMVRTEKEAQAMAERFGWPVVVKPGNQDQGVGVVPGIRDVQTLRQAFSSAASYSPQGVLLEKHVSGEDHRLLVVGGRVRVATKRVPAHVVGDGHSSIGKLVRSLNADPRRGDGKSMLVQVKIDDEAEAMLNEQGLSLESVPAEGDTVWLRRTANISTGGTAEDLTSAIHPDNVRLAERAARIIGLDIAGIDLICPDAHRSWREVGGVICEVNAQPGLRPHWLGTPDHDVSGEILNYLLQGEDLRIPVAAVVGGDRRTHVAAIAHVLLGAENHVCGLASEAEARVGVESVGGTGADPFKRARMILSDPTVTRAVFALPDPTLLAQGHPCDYYQWVVITDLNEGGDSQGLSSDQRMLLRAQAVARATGGVVANADDAACVALVRQVSSLPVIWVSTGSNFDTALLRPSDKAVVWGSNGDDAMRVVTEKGTQHLRLAAHLTNGDAEVGGLDRKAVAFAVAVSVGMGQPVDVLAEA from the coding sequence ATGGCCAAGAAGAACGCGATCAACGTCAAGTTCGAGAACCTTAGGTTTACCGACGGGGCAAGAGAGGGCCTGTTGGGGCCAACCCTTACGGTAGATTTGAAATTACCGCAGCCCATCAAACGCTGGCCGGACGCGGAGGGTCGGCTGCGGGCGATGGCGCGCCACCTATGGGAAGCAGAGCCACTCTACAACGTTGAACCGGAGGACTGGCCGGGAGCTTTCTTGCTGAACACGCCCTCCGATGACTCGCGGGAGCAGTTCGCAGCCTGGTTGGTGGCGTTCCAGATCGCACTGCAGCGCATTGCCAGAGACCCCGTCGGTGCCGGTGGACTGGCGAAGAAGGATGAGTCGGTGCTTGAACTCGTGCTGCCTTGGGAGCGTCAGAATATCGCCAGTGACGCCTTGAAACTGGCCGTTCAGTACCTGGGGATTTCACTGTCCCCGGGCAACAGCGGTCTGCCTGACCTGCAGAAGAAGGTGGCTCAGTGGGTAAACTCGGCGCAAAGTGGCGGACTGCACCCCACCAATCTGCGTTTCGCCCGCGCCGCGATGGAGCGGGGCGTGCCAGTGCGTCGTGCAGGTGGGCAGTTGTTGCGTCTAGGTTGGGGGGCGAATGGAAAACGGATGGAATCAACCTTTGGTCATGAGACCAGTGTCATCGCTACACGCTTGGCTCGGCACAAATTCCGGGCATCACAGATCCTCGCCGACGCAGGCATCCCAGTGGCTCCAGCGGTCATGGTCCGAACTGAAAAAGAGGCTCAGGCCATGGCTGAGCGATTCGGTTGGCCCGTGGTAGTGAAGCCAGGGAATCAGGATCAAGGCGTGGGTGTGGTGCCTGGCATTCGTGACGTGCAGACCTTGCGGCAGGCCTTTTCAAGTGCGGCTAGTTATAGCCCTCAAGGGGTCCTTTTGGAGAAGCATGTTTCGGGCGAAGACCACCGTCTACTCGTCGTTGGTGGGAGAGTACGCGTCGCCACTAAGCGGGTGCCGGCTCATGTGGTCGGGGACGGCCATTCGTCGATCGGAAAGCTTGTGCGGTCTTTGAATGCAGATCCCCGCCGTGGGGATGGAAAGAGCATGCTGGTGCAAGTGAAGATCGATGATGAAGCCGAAGCGATGTTGAATGAACAAGGGCTTTCTCTCGAATCGGTGCCTGCTGAAGGGGATACAGTCTGGCTACGGCGAACCGCGAACATCAGCACAGGTGGGACAGCGGAAGACCTGACCAGCGCGATTCACCCGGATAACGTTCGGCTGGCAGAGCGAGCCGCTCGGATTATCGGACTCGATATCGCTGGAATAGATTTGATTTGTCCGGACGCCCATCGCTCGTGGCGAGAAGTCGGTGGCGTAATTTGTGAGGTCAACGCGCAACCGGGATTGAGACCACACTGGTTGGGGACTCCGGATCACGATGTCAGCGGAGAAATATTGAATTACCTCCTCCAAGGCGAGGACCTTAGGATCCCTGTCGCAGCGGTGGTCGGTGGTGACCGTCGTACTCATGTGGCGGCCATTGCCCACGTTCTACTCGGTGCGGAAAACCACGTATGCGGGCTGGCAAGTGAGGCGGAGGCTCGCGTGGGCGTTGAGTCGGTAGGCGGTACTGGCGCGGACCCATTCAAGCGCGCTCGGATGATTCTATCTGACCCCACGGTGACCCGGGCTGTATTCGCACTGCCTGACCCGACGCTATTGGCTCAAGGCCATCCCTGCGATTACTACCAGTGGGTCGTAATTACAGACTTGAACGAGGGGGGCGACAGCCAAGGGCTGTCGTCGGATCAACGAATGCTGCTTCGGGCCCAGGCCGTTGCCCGGGCCACTGGTGGTGTTGTCGCCAACGCTGACGATGCTGCCTGCGTTGCCCTGGTACGGCAGGTTTCCAGCTTGCCGGTGATCTGGGTGTCCACAGGCTCCAATTTCGACACCGCGCTGCTTCGTCCAAGCGATAAGGCGGTCGTTTGGGGGAGCAATGGCGATGACGCGATGCGTGTAGTAACAGAAAAGGGCACTCAGCATCTTCGCTTGGCTGCGCACCTGACTAACGGAGATGCGGAGGTTGGAGGATTGGACCGGAAGGCCGTGGCCTTTGCCGTGGCGGTGTCTGTTGGCATGGGTCAGCCTGTGGATGTGTTGGCTGAAGCCTGA
- a CDS encoding 2-oxoacid:acceptor oxidoreductase subunit alpha, with protein sequence MQANSLSLALIGSGGTGVMTAGQILLDAAAQAGWYGLMTRSFGPQIRGGEAAAILRLAHHPIQGQDDHLDLFLALDWGNIERFAAELPLAEHSTVIADPAQGDVPQVIARTGARQAMVPLKEVTKSVKGGRANMVALGLVAELIGLPRAALMQTLNKVLGRKGEDVLQTAEACLQAGAEQAKAVDTSLALEAKPTPEGEQPERWALTGNEAAGLGALRGGVRFSAAYPITPSTDIVEWLAPELPKLGGCLVQAEDELSAINMCLGASFGGTPSITATSGPGLALMIETLGLAVASETPVVVVDVMRGGPSTGIPTKSEQSDLNIALYGLHGDAPHLVVAPNSITDCLAATQWSVHLAEALQTPALVLSDQAMGQARAIVDKPIPMDWKAERRTADKPGEDYLRYRITDDGVSPMAIPGTVGGVYTADGLEHAERGTPSSQADHHQGQLDKRLHKLTGYDYGEYWADIEGEGELAVITWGSSTGPVREALDRARAEGITARLISVRLLSPVQPEAMAEALRGVSRALVVEQTHGGQFHHYLRAHYDLPATVQAFHHPGPLAIRPGEVLEQLRQLAQQEAA encoded by the coding sequence ATGCAAGCGAACTCTCTCTCCCTGGCGCTCATCGGTAGCGGTGGCACCGGGGTGATGACAGCGGGGCAGATCCTGCTGGATGCGGCGGCGCAGGCCGGGTGGTACGGGCTGATGACGCGCTCGTTCGGGCCGCAGATCCGCGGTGGCGAGGCGGCGGCCATTCTGCGGCTGGCGCACCACCCCATTCAGGGGCAGGACGACCACCTGGATCTGTTCCTGGCGCTGGACTGGGGGAACATCGAGCGCTTTGCCGCCGAGCTACCGCTGGCCGAGCATAGCACTGTCATAGCCGACCCGGCGCAGGGCGACGTGCCCCAGGTGATCGCCCGCACCGGCGCCCGGCAGGCCATGGTGCCGCTCAAGGAGGTCACCAAGTCAGTAAAGGGCGGTCGCGCCAACATGGTGGCACTGGGCTTGGTGGCCGAGCTGATCGGCTTGCCACGCGCGGCGCTGATGCAAACCCTCAACAAGGTGCTGGGCCGCAAGGGCGAGGATGTGCTGCAGACCGCCGAGGCCTGCCTGCAGGCCGGCGCCGAGCAGGCCAAAGCGGTCGACACCTCGCTGGCCCTGGAGGCCAAACCCACCCCCGAGGGCGAGCAACCGGAGCGCTGGGCGCTCACCGGCAACGAGGCGGCGGGCCTGGGTGCGCTGCGCGGCGGGGTGCGCTTCAGCGCTGCCTATCCCATCACCCCGTCCACCGACATCGTGGAGTGGCTGGCGCCCGAGTTGCCCAAGCTGGGCGGCTGCCTGGTGCAGGCCGAGGATGAACTCTCGGCCATCAATATGTGCCTGGGCGCCAGCTTCGGCGGCACGCCGTCGATCACCGCCACCTCCGGCCCCGGTCTGGCGTTGATGATCGAGACCCTGGGTCTGGCGGTGGCCTCGGAGACCCCGGTCGTGGTGGTGGACGTGATGCGCGGCGGCCCCTCCACCGGCATCCCCACCAAGTCGGAGCAGTCCGACCTGAACATCGCCCTGTACGGGCTGCACGGCGATGCCCCGCACCTGGTGGTCGCGCCCAACAGCATCACCGACTGCCTGGCCGCCACCCAGTGGAGCGTGCACCTGGCCGAGGCGCTGCAAACGCCGGCGCTGGTGCTCAGCGATCAGGCCATGGGTCAGGCCCGGGCCATAGTGGACAAGCCGATCCCGATGGACTGGAAGGCCGAGCGCCGCACCGCCGATAAGCCGGGCGAGGATTACCTGCGCTACCGCATCACCGACGACGGTGTCTCGCCCATGGCCATTCCGGGCACGGTGGGCGGGGTGTACACCGCTGACGGGCTGGAGCACGCCGAGCGCGGTACCCCCTCCAGCCAGGCGGACCACCACCAGGGCCAGCTGGACAAGCGCCTGCACAAGCTGACCGGCTACGATTACGGTGAGTACTGGGCGGATATCGAGGGTGAAGGCGAACTGGCGGTGATCACCTGGGGCAGCAGCACCGGCCCGGTGCGCGAGGCGCTGGACCGGGCGCGGGCCGAGGGCATTACCGCCCGGCTGATCTCGGTGCGCCTGCTGTCGCCGGTGCAACCCGAGGCCATGGCCGAGGCGCTGCGCGGGGTCAGTCGGGCACTGGTGGTGGAACAGACCCACGGCGGGCAGTTCCACCACTACCTGCGTGCCCACTACGACCTGCCGGCCACCGTGCAGGCCTTTCACCACCCCGGGCCGCTGGCCATCCGCCCGGGCGAAGTACTGGAACAACTGCGCCAACTGGCGCAACAGGAGGCGGCATGA
- a CDS encoding flagellar protein FlaG: MDTSMKVSTLNVQMLRPSGTGESQGKASPAPSGAEAVSGTRQGGGAAEAAQQAQRNAEKVADAVDRINDFVQVVQRDLEFSVHDDTGRTVVRVFDSGSEELVRQFPADEILAIAEQLDEVRGLLVRDQA; this comes from the coding sequence ATGGATACCAGCATGAAGGTGTCTACGCTGAACGTTCAGATGCTACGGCCCTCGGGGACGGGTGAGAGCCAGGGGAAGGCCTCGCCCGCGCCTTCGGGGGCCGAAGCCGTTTCCGGCACCCGCCAGGGTGGCGGGGCGGCCGAGGCGGCCCAGCAGGCGCAGCGCAACGCCGAGAAGGTCGCCGACGCCGTGGATCGCATCAACGACTTTGTCCAGGTGGTCCAGCGCGATCTGGAGTTCAGCGTACACGACGATACCGGCCGCACCGTGGTGCGGGTGTTCGACTCCGGCAGCGAGGAGCTGGTCCGCCAGTTTCCCGCCGACGAGATCCTGGCCATCGCGGAGCAACTCGACGAGGTCCGCGGGCTGTTGGTGAGGGATCAGGCCTGA